Sequence from the Corallococcus sp. EGB genome:
GCCCGTGGCGCTCGTCCGGCGTCAGCATGAACTGGTGCACGTTGAGACAGCCGGCCTGAGACAGCTGCACCGTGCGCAGCACCGTGGACGTCGCCGCGTCGATGACCGCCACCGCGTCCTCCTGCTGATAGGGCATGTAGAGCGTGCGCCCGTCCCGAGTGAAAGCGCCGAACATGGGAGAGCCGCGCAGGAACACCGTGCGCTCCGGGTTCATCGTGCGCGTCCCGGGCTCCAGCACCTGCACCTGCCGGCTCGCCAGCGAGCTGACCCACACGTCCCCCGTCGTGGGCGACACCGTGAGCGCGTAGGGCTGATGGCGCGGATTCACCGCCGTGCCCGCGCCTGCCGCCACCTTCACGCGCGTCACCGGCCTGCCCTCCGCCGCCAGGTCCACCACCGCGACCTCGTCCGACCAGCAGGCCACGTACGCCGTGCGCTCGTCCGCGGACAGGCGCACCGCGTGCGGCGCGGGGCACACCTTCACGCGCTCCTTCACCGTCAGGGTCTCCGCGTCGAGGATGACCATGCGCGCGACCATGTCCTCCTCCGTCCCGCCCTGCCGCGCCACGTCCGCGACGCGCAGGAGGTCGAAGTGCGTCTGGTACAGCGTGCGCCCATCCGCGCTGACGATGACGTCCCCCGGGTTGCGATCCACTCGCGCGGACGCCACCAGC
This genomic interval carries:
- a CDS encoding YncE family protein, with protein sequence MRRAAWLCALALGACSETAPPEPGTDIPELTYAEPAPWTRGGSTVPPPGPSGRLIVTNSLDDSLSLLEMDGLGTPGWGELARVPVGLNPVELEGPHHTAVSPAGDFYYVGISNYVPGGGSGPHGAHGTGTADGYCLKLDAKTNRLVASARVDRNPGDVIVSADGRTLYQTHFDLLRVADVARQGGTEEDMVARMVILDAETLTVKERVKVCPAPHAVRLSADERTAYVACWSDEVAVVDLAAEGRPVTRVKVAAGAGTAVNPRHQPYALTVSPTTGDVWVSSLASRQVQVLEPGTRTMNPERTVFLRGSPMFGAFTRDGRTLYMPYQQEDAVAVIDAATSTVLRTVQLSQAGCLNVHQFMLTPDERHGLAVCEGDHLGPGTLHVVDVSEGTVVSTVRMGIFPDSVSLLRGQP